In Micromonospora sp. LH3U1, one genomic interval encodes:
- a CDS encoding MerR family transcriptional regulator has protein sequence MATEALVKRILTTVDDPSTSVIDAVHGLLDNSTIDASAAPKSVAEAADFVGLSTHTLRYYEQRGLVLPARNSSGHREYSTADLRRLVFLARMRLSGMTMQDLNRYIGLLE, from the coding sequence ATGGCAACTGAAGCGCTGGTCAAACGCATCCTTACCACCGTCGACGATCCCTCCACGTCGGTGATCGATGCGGTCCACGGGCTTCTGGACAACTCCACGATCGACGCGTCGGCGGCGCCGAAGAGCGTCGCCGAAGCCGCCGACTTCGTCGGCCTCTCCACGCACACCCTTCGCTACTACGAACAGCGAGGCCTCGTGCTCCCCGCCCGCAACTCCTCGGGCCACCGCGAGTACTCCACCGCCGACTTGCGACGCCTTGTCTTCCTCGCCCGGATGCGCCTGTCCGGGATGACCATGCAGGATCTCAACCGCTACATCGGGCTCCTCGAGTAG
- a CDS encoding excisionase family DNA-binding protein, protein MAYRGRRSRDLTPRWYSPAEVAVLLGFGMSKVKMKIATGELRSIKDGKYRRILPEWVDDYVREQVERQEAA, encoded by the coding sequence CTGGCTTACCGGGGCCGCCGGAGCCGTGATCTCACTCCGCGCTGGTACTCGCCCGCCGAGGTCGCCGTCCTTCTTGGCTTTGGCATGTCCAAGGTCAAGATGAAGATCGCTACCGGCGAGCTGCGCTCTATCAAGGACGGCAAGTACCGTCGCATCCTCCCCGAATGGGTCGACGACTACGTCCGCGAGCAGGTCGAGCGTCAGGAGGCTGCCTGA
- a CDS encoding response regulator transcription factor, producing the protein MFEVAVVSEQPVSLAGLEKLASDAADMRVTAAVATVEELLEMAGLYDVVVLDLPEYADAAEISLAASLGSPLVSAGWRRTGLLTAVRAGARGCVGHRTEQRDIREALHVIAGGGFYVCPRLVGRFQEELARGGGEEPSGLAPREIETLRLIASGFTHAQIATRMGLSPATVNTYAKRIRAKLNVSNKAELTRAAIELGHYQQKQPLSRAAA; encoded by the coding sequence GTGTTCGAAGTCGCCGTCGTGTCGGAGCAGCCCGTTTCCCTGGCCGGCCTGGAGAAGCTCGCGTCCGACGCCGCCGACATGCGCGTCACCGCCGCCGTCGCGACGGTCGAGGAGCTCCTGGAGATGGCTGGGCTATACGACGTCGTGGTCCTGGACCTGCCGGAGTACGCCGACGCCGCGGAGATCTCCCTGGCCGCGTCGCTGGGCTCGCCGCTGGTCAGCGCCGGCTGGCGGCGCACCGGCCTGTTGACAGCGGTACGCGCCGGAGCACGCGGCTGCGTTGGCCACCGCACCGAGCAGCGGGACATCCGCGAGGCGTTGCACGTCATCGCGGGCGGCGGGTTCTACGTCTGCCCCCGGCTGGTCGGCCGCTTCCAGGAGGAGCTGGCCCGCGGCGGTGGCGAGGAGCCGAGTGGCCTGGCGCCACGCGAGATCGAGACGCTGCGCTTGATCGCCTCCGGCTTCACGCACGCGCAGATCGCCACCCGTATGGGGCTGTCACCGGCGACCGTCAACACGTACGCCAAGCGGATTCGCGCGAAGCTCAACGTCAGCAACAAGGCCGAGTTGACGCGTGCCGCGATCGAGCTGGGCCATTACCAACAGAAGCAGCCCCTGAGCCGGGCCGCCGCCTGA
- a CDS encoding SDR family NAD(P)-dependent oxidoreductase — MNTASGTKTWIITGASSGLGLALTEAALQGGEQVLGTARRVDRFDALKARYGDRLIAVEHDVRDTEAAAGVVQRAIDTFGRIDVLVNNAGAGQVGAAEEVTDGELRDMLEQHLLGPAAYVRAALPHMRDNRSGAIVQMSSQGGRMSFAAVGSYSAGKFALEGWSEALASEVAPFGIRVLIVEPSRFRTEFNASGVLRAARQHAAYDEVIGAVRENMTGADGIQEGDPDSAAAAIRDVLEAADAPLRLPLGAEAVSNLTRVYQRALDDLQRWAAVSRSTDFPGMPPAVRAF; from the coding sequence ATGAACACGGCAAGTGGAACCAAGACATGGATCATCACCGGGGCGAGCTCGGGCCTCGGCCTAGCGCTGACCGAGGCTGCTCTGCAGGGGGGCGAGCAGGTGCTCGGGACGGCGCGGCGAGTGGATCGGTTCGATGCGCTGAAAGCGCGCTATGGAGATCGATTGATCGCGGTCGAACACGACGTGCGAGACACCGAAGCGGCTGCCGGGGTCGTGCAGCGCGCGATCGACACCTTCGGGCGCATCGACGTGCTCGTCAACAACGCCGGTGCCGGCCAGGTCGGGGCTGCCGAAGAGGTCACCGATGGCGAGCTGCGGGACATGCTCGAACAGCACTTGTTGGGCCCGGCCGCCTACGTGCGAGCAGCGCTCCCGCACATGCGGGACAACCGCTCGGGCGCGATCGTGCAGATGAGCAGCCAGGGCGGACGGATGTCATTCGCCGCTGTCGGCAGCTACTCGGCCGGCAAGTTCGCATTGGAGGGCTGGTCCGAAGCCCTCGCAAGTGAGGTCGCGCCGTTCGGTATCAGGGTGTTGATCGTGGAACCGAGCCGCTTCCGCACCGAGTTCAACGCATCCGGCGTGCTCCGCGCCGCGCGACAGCACGCGGCGTACGACGAGGTGATCGGTGCGGTGCGTGAGAACATGACCGGGGCCGACGGCATCCAGGAAGGCGACCCCGACAGCGCCGCCGCCGCGATCCGCGACGTGCTCGAAGCCGCGGATGCGCCACTGCGGCTGCCTCTCGGGGCGGAGGCGGTCAGCAACCTCACGCGCGTCTACCAGCGCGCGCTGGACGACCTCCAGCGATGGGCTGCGGTGAGCAGGTCAACGGACTTCCCCGGCATGCCCCCGGCCGTCCGTGCGTTCTAA